In Colletotrichum lupini chromosome 6, complete sequence, a single window of DNA contains:
- a CDS encoding acetate kinase encodes MKVILAINAGSSSVKISVYSAEPKQSPRQIAETSISGLTAPPAQVSYTRGGVEVKKNEDLEDKVSTQDDAFRVLLKTLIDDAELPEIKQKADIALTCHRIVHGGDYPCSQVITQDTYHHLEELSDLAPLHNGPALDIVNSCVEQLPDAVNVACFDTQFHSTIPDHVRTYPINQEIAKKNHLRKFGFHGVSYSFITRSVAEFLGKETKDLNIIALHLGSGASACAIRNGQSWDTSMGLTPVAGLPGATRSGNVDPSLVFHYASDVGKLSPNSTSKLHLTEAEEILNKQSGWKALTGTTNFGVIASSDEPTHRLAFEIFVDRICAFIGSYFVALHGDVDALVFAGGIGEKSDKLRKRVVEQCICLGFTIDDELNSRKIVDTVQEVGKNRAKCRTLVCQTDEQYEMARLCTEKEELWKQQ; translated from the exons ATGAAGGTTATCCTTGCCATTAACGCGGGTTCAAGCTCTGTCAAAATCTCGGTGTACTCAGCCGAGCCAAAGCAGTCACCCCGCCAGATTGCAGAGACATCTATCAGTGGTCTGACGGCTCCACCGGCTCAGGTATCGTACACCCGCGGCGGCGTTGAAGTCAAGAAGAACGAGGATCTGGAGGATAAGGTGTCTACACAAGATGATGCTTTCAGGGTGCTTCTAAAGACCCTGATTGATGACGCAGAATTGCCCGAGATCAAGCAAAAGGCCGATATTGCCTTGACATGTCACCGCATCGTGCATGGAGGCGACTATCCGTGCTCCCAAGTTATCACCCAGGATACATATCATCACCTAGAGGAGCTCAGCGACCTTGCCCCGCTGCACAACGGCCCGGCCCTTGATATCGTAAACTCTTGCGTGGAGCAGCTGCCCGACGCTGTCAACGTTGCATGCTTTGACACACAGTTCCACTCCACCATCCCCGATCACGTCCGCACGTACCCCATCAACcaagaaatagctaaaaagaaCCACCTCAGAAAGTTCGGATTTCATGGCGTCAGCTACTCCTTTATCACTCGGTCCGTCGCCGAGTTCCTCGGTAAGGAGACCAAAGACTTGAACATCATCGCTCTTCATCTGGGGAGTGGTGCAAGCGCTTGCGCCATCCGAAACGGCCAGAGTTGGGATACAAGCATGGGATTGACGCCCGTTGCCGGCTTGCCCGGGGCTACGAGAAGCGGGAATGTAGATCCGAG TCTCGTCTTTCACTACGCGAGTGACGTCGGAAAGCTCTCCCCTAATTCAACGTCAAAGTTGCATCTTACCGAGGCTGAAGAAATTCTCAACAAACAAAGCGGATGGAAGGCCCTGACAGGAACGACCAACTTCGGTGTCATTGCTTCTTCGGACGAGCCTACGCACAGACTCGCGTTCGAAATTTTTGTTGACAGGATATGCGCCTTCATCGGCTCCTACTTTGTCGCCCTTCATGGCGATGTGGATGCATTGGTCTTTGCCGGTGGCATCGGCGAGAAGAGCGATAAGCTACGGAAACGCGTCGTAGAACAGTGTATCTGCCTTGGCTTCACCATCGACGACGAGCTCAACAGCAGGAAGATTGTCGATACGGTGCAGGAAGTCGGTAAGAACAGAGCCAAGTGCCGTACACTGGTCTGTCAAACGGACGAGCAGTATGAGATGGCAAGACTCTGCACAGAGAAGGAGGAACTCTGGAAACAGCAGTAG
- a CDS encoding phosphate transporter, whose protein sequence is MSALPDPLVRRNRGYLGSDSSALSARDIQLLLSLVPHLDSCFDPSSHLTSDVSSSFFQDRSQLRYELDLNSWNLRIWGVAASGFLTDSYNLFSTNVILASIAFVYWPSPGERWQGLLINFFTLLGSVIGQLLFGFLADFYGRTRLYGIELVLVIVSTIGVATSSYGFDDMSFLALFIWWRFVMGIGIGAEYPLSAVITSEWSSTQSRGTMISSTFMMQPIGQALAQLVGLWVLVGRDKSEGLQAMQCGLDTKYDRECRRAVDGIWRIVIGSGAVPALLAIIFRFFLFDCGLYSLEVRNKPGIALRNTQRVYGAPAGATAGYPMTPQDGMQPTNSQQPMPIQFSKQDLYRYFIEDGNWYYLLGTAATWFFLDVSFYGLSLDNRGTLSDMWATTGPTPIDDRLPCWNSKFPDGNATARLWSQTGLPVWQTDATLPCNTIYDVLLEQAKQYLLTVSIASIAGSACFVVAANRIPRRLWLTVSFFVLAILFVITGCVYYGVNRTPGAPATVVFVALCHFMFNFGANTLTFIIPAEIFPTCYRCTCHGISAAAGKLGSIVALLVVYGINSSYTAVNRQGLIFLLFGSFVAVGAVFSWAYLPDSQRWVIDEDTGRRVLEQKTLEELGEGRERARQLGEVITVKEKWHDLKRRRVSPSPSQATNP, encoded by the exons ATGTCGGCTTTGCCCGACCCTCTCGTGAGAAGAAACCGGGGCTACTTAGGCAGTGACAGCTCCGCCTTGTCCGCTCGCGATATTCAG CTCTTACTTAGCCTCGTCCCGCACCTTGACAGCTGCTTCGATCCTTCATCGCATCTTACATCGGACGTTAGCTCATCATTCTTCCAGGACCGCAGTCAGTTGCGTTATGAGCTCGATCTCAACTCGTGGAACCTGCGTATTTGGGGCGTAGCCGCATCGGGTTTTCTAACAGATTC CTACAACCTCTTTTCCACAAATGTTATTCTTGCCTCCATAGCATTTGTGTACTGGCCTTCACCCGGCGAAAGATGGCAAGGGCTGCTCATCAACTTCTTCACTCTTCTGGGATCCGTGATTGGTCAATTGCTCTTTGGCTTTCTGGCCGACTTCTATGGACGAACACGCCTTTATGGCATTGAGCTTGTACTTGTCATTGTGTCGACAATTGGTGTTGCCACTAGCAGCTATGGCTTCGATGACATGAGCTTCCTGGCTCTTTTCATCTGG TGGCGCTTCGTGATGGGTATCG GCATCGGTGCCGAGTATCCCCTTAGCGCAGTCATAACCTCAGAATGGTCGAGCACTCAGTCCAGGGGAACTATGATCTCTTCT ACATTCATGATGCAGCCCATAGGCCAAGCTCTTGCCCAGCTTGTCGGCCTCTGGGTTCTCGTCGGTCGTGACAAAAGCGAGGGCCTACAAGCCATGCAGTGTGGCCTCGACACGAAATATGATAGGGAATGTCGCCGCGCCGTCGATGGCATTTGGCGCATCGTCATCGGCTCTGGCGCCGTCCCCGCTCTTTTAGCCATCATTTTCCGGTTCTTTTTGTTCGACTGCGGATTATACAGTCTCGAGGTCAGGAACAAGCCCGGTATCGCCTTGAGAAACACGCAGAGAGTATACGGCGCTCCTGCTGGCGCGACAGCCGGCTACCCCATGACCCCTCAAGATGGGATGCAACCAACCAACTCACAACAGCCTATGCCCATCCAATTTTCTAAGCAGGATCTTTACAGGTACTTCATCGAAGACGGAAATTGGTACTACCTACTAG GCACCGCTGCAACATGGTTTTTCCTTGATGTAAGCTTCTATGGTCTCAGTCTTGACAATAGAGGGACTCTGTCAGACATGTGGGCGACCACGGGACCGACGCCCATCGACGACCGGCTACCGTGCTGGAACTCCAAGTTTCCTGACGGCAACGCAACCGCACGACTATGGAGCCAGACCGGCCTTCCGGTCTGGCAGACAGACGCAACTCTACCTTGCAACACCATCTATGATGTGCTTCTGGAACAGGCCAAGCAGTATTTGTTGACTGTGTCCATCGCCTCGATCGCCGGCAGTGCCTGTTTTGTCGTCGCTGCCAATAGGATCCCGAGAAGACTTTGGCTCACAGTTTCCTTTTTCGTTCTGGCTATACTATTTGTCATTACGGGTTGTGTATACTATGGCGTCAACAGAACCCCCGGAGCGCCGGCGACTGTCGTATTTGTGGCGCTATGCCACTTCATGTTCAACTTTG GGGCAAACACCCTGACCTTCATCATCCCAGCGGAAATCTTCCCAACCTGTTACCGCTGCACCTGCCACGGcatctccgccgccgccggaaAGCTGGGCAGCATCGTGGCCCTCCTCGTCGTGTATGGCATCAACTCGTCCTACACCGCCGTCAATCGGCAGGGACTCATCTTTTTGCTCTTTGGCTCCTTTGTCGCCGTCGGCGCCGTCTTCTCTTGGGCCTATCTGCCCGACTCCCAGCGGTGGGTCATTGACGAGGACACCGGGCGGCGCGTGCTGGAGCAGAAAACGCTCGAGGAGCTGGGAGAGGGGCGTGAGAGGGCGAGGCAACTAGGCGAGGTGATTACTGTCAAGGAAAAGTGGCATGAtctgaagaggaggagggtgTCGCCTTCGCCTTCGCAGGCAACGAATCCGTAA
- a CDS encoding glutathione S-transferase domain-containing protein — protein MPAGPSSPFEVSPASRGETIPPHSLHPAAQQLQQPPPPPPPFATGADAGAVTHFRPGSGPPTNNGSSIDMSGMEAHQSVFHAELSRDQDVHITSAADGQTEQQHAVAVPGVGGSGFGPTGPSPSNISHRLVHGPVMEPSPVQHGQFGILAPGLAMPEAITIETGESLVGPAGFIPIDGTTTPGWRPHGSLLSTKWVLDPPNLDEWRQKLFDADGLIILTHEQSVIPLLQPQLQQHCPTTPRFETYFPHVDNVYSHRSTQNYKKKPFISHYWDCRLKGRPPGTKKSDDPTKKRRNRISRKLNLCDVKIKITEYFPGATLHDVDDGTYVPLNGGQALNGAHTVLAPPGERELRVAPATPNNLPAPGQKFWTIQRVNGHISVSGIPGPHQHTLAKSDEVKKNSIQRYLAKHKTDAAKNDGPRKATGRAHWTIKKHEKESDLKLYSACYCPFSQSVWIALEAKGLAYQYCEEDPYKVAASQPLLEANPRGTVPAIRQGDWACADSGVILEYLEDMDSTIPLFPSDVKLRANCRQWIGHINTRLAPAFYRLLRSPDPTLRPQYIERLQNAIKDLVLAADEEGPFFLGNTMSLVDVHFAPFAVRLSRVLQPMCGWPAPAPGLRWAKWLDALESNVHVQATTSGKAVYAETVEFLQVALDPDGQLSI, from the exons ATGCCAGCAGGTCCGTCCTCGCCGTTTGAAGTCTCTCCAGCAAGCAGGGGCGAGACCATCCCTCCGCATAGTCTCCACCCCGCTGCCCAGCAGCTACAGCAGCCGCCACCGCCACCTCCGCCTTTTGCTACCGGTGCCGATGCCGGTGCCGTAACCCACTTCCGCCCCGGCTCCGGCCCCCCTACTAACAACGGGTCTTCCATCGACATGTCTGGGATGGAGGCCCACCAATCGGTATTTCACGCCGAGCTCTCACGAGATCAGGATGTACACATAACTTCTGCCGCAGACGGGCAAACTGAGCAGCAGCATGCTGTAGCGGTGCCTGGTGTCGGTGGCAGTGGTTTTGGACCAACGGGCCCGTCACCGTCCAATATTTCACACCGGTTAGTCCATGGCCCCGTGATGGAGCCATCGCCAGTTCAGCATGGCCAGTTTGGTATTTTGGCGCCGGGCCTTGCGATGCCAGAAGCCATTACGATTGAGACGGGCGAGTCTCTCGTCGGGCCCGCCGGATTCATCCCTATTGACGGTACCACTACCCCCGGATGGAGGCCACACGGCAGTCTTTTGAGCACAAAATGGGTCCTCGACCCCCCGAACCTCGATGAGTGGCGGCAGAAGCTGTTTGACGCAGATGGCCTCATCATTCTCACTCATGAGCAGTCCGTTATTCCCCTACTCCAGCCGCAGCTGCAGCAGCACTGCCCAACAACCCCAAG ATTCGAAACCTACTTTCCACACGTAGACAATGTCTACTCCCACCGCTCGACCCAAAACTACAAGAAGAAGCCCTTCATCTCGCACTACTGGGACTGCCGCCTCAAGGGCCGCCCTCCCGGCACCAAAAAGTCCGACGACCCGACCAAGAAGCGCCGCAACCGCATCTCGCGCAAGCTCAACCTGTGCGACGTCAAGATCAAGATCACAGAGTATTTCCCGGGCGCCACCCTCCACGACGTCGACGACGGCACCTACGTGCCTCTGAACGGCGGTCAGGCGCTCAACGGGGCGCACACCGTGCTCGCGCCGCCCGGGGAGAGGGAGCTGAGGGTCGCGCCCGCCACGCCGAACAACTTGCCCGCGCCCGGGCAGAAGTTTTGGACAATTCAGCGGGTTAATGGCCACATCAGCGTCAGCGGCATCCCTGGACCGCATCAGCATACCCTAGCCAAGAGCGACGAGGTGAAGAAGAATAGTATACAGCGGTATCTTGCCAAGCATAAGACCGATGCAGCCAAG AATGATGGGCCTAGAAAGGCAACGGGCCGAGCTCACTGGACCATCAAGAAGCATGAGAAAGAGAGCGATCTGAAGCTGTATTCCGCATGTTACTG CCCCTTTTCTCAGAGCGTCTGGATCGCACTCGAAGCAAAGGGCCTAGCGTACCAGTACTGCGAAGAAGATCCCTACAAGGTGGCCGCATCGCAACCGCTGCTGGAAGCAAATCCCAGGGGAACCGTCCCTGCGATACGGCAGGGCGACTGGGCTTGTGCCGACAGCGGCGTGATATTGGAATAT CTCGAAGACATGGACAGTACCATCCCACTCTTCCCATCCGACGTAAAGCTCCGCGCAAATTGTCGACAATGGATAGGTCAC ATAAACACCCGTCTCGCCCCAGCATTCTACCGCCTCCTCCGCAGTCCTGATCCGACCCTGCGACCGCAGTACATTGAGCGCCTCCAAAACGCGATCAAGGACCTCGTCCTCGCCGCCGACGAGGAAGGACCGTTCTTTCTGGGCAACACAATGTCCCTCGTTGACGTACACTTTGCACCCTTTGCCGTCCGTCTCTCGCGCGTCCTGCAGCCGATGTGCGGGTGGCCTGCGCCCGCGCCGGGTTTGCGCTGGGCGAAGTGGCTTGACGCGCTCGAGAGCAACGTGCACGTACAGGCTACGACGAGCGGGAAAGCTGTGTATGCTGAGACTGTGGAGTTTTTGCAGGTGGCTCTTGATCCGGATGGACAGCTGAGCATTTGA